Proteins from a genomic interval of Polyodon spathula isolate WHYD16114869_AA chromosome 1, ASM1765450v1, whole genome shotgun sequence:
- the lsm6 gene encoding U6 snRNA-associated Sm-like protein LSm6: MSLRKQTPSDFLKQIIGRPVVVKLNSGVDYRGVLACLDGYMNIAVEQTEEYVNGQLKNKYGDAFLRGNNVLYISTQKRKM; the protein is encoded by the exons ATGAGTCTTCGGAAACAAACTCCCAGTGACTTCTTGAAGCAGATCATTGGAAGACCAGTGGTTGTGAAACTGAACTCTGGGGTTGATTACCGAG GTGTCCTGGCATGTCTGGATGGGTACATGAACATTGCAGTGGAGCAGACGGAAGAGTATGTCAATGGACAGCTGAAGAACAAATATGGAGATGCTTTTCTGAGGGGTAACAATG TGTTGTACATAAGCACTCAAAAGAGGAAGATGTAA